A stretch of Spirosoma oryzicola DNA encodes these proteins:
- the gltB gene encoding glutamate synthase large subunit, translating into MSDQVDQFDDYQGQSCLRSSNQGLFSPELSNPGRSGSEPSSPGLYRSEFEHDNCGIGFVAHIKGRKSHQIVSDALQMLRRMEHRGAVGAEANSGDGAGLLIQIPHEFFVDETRKLGVHLPPALEYGVGMVYFPKDVWLREECRAILNRNMKKLGLELLCYRVVPVNNSDLGNGSRSAEPQMEQVFIKRPSDITNADDFERKLYILRNYSTRIINETVAGVNHFYFSSLSCRTVTYKGQLTTLQLEPYFPDLQQEEVVSALGVVHSRFSTNTFPSWKLAQPFRYIAHNGEINTVRGNVNWMKAAEGLLESSKFTKDEMDMLLPICDPKQSDSANLDNAIELLVMSGRSLPHVMMMLVPEAWDGNEHMDPVRKAFYEFHAALIEPWDGPASISFTDGRIVGATLDRNGLRPSRFWVTNDDVVIMASEVGVLDIDPAKVVSKGRLQPGKMFLVDMEQGRIVSDEEIKAEISSRKPYQHWLDENKIRISDLEAPIRTYQKYDPAKLLRMQQAFGFTSEDLRMILAPMVETGKEALGSMGTDVPLAILSEQSQHMSHYFKQLFAQVTNPPIDSIRERSIMSLISFVGATYNLLSESPEHCRQVELDQPVLTIQEFDKLRFIDKPKFQAKTLNCLFTADGNGKSLERALDRICRYAEDAIQDGYSILVLSDRAIDSSHAPIPSLLSTSAIHHHLIRQGLRGKVGIVVEAGDVWETHHVATLIGYGASGVNPYMAFETIANMKEKGLLQVDYDLDKLYKNYIKAVNGELLKIFSKMGISTLQSYQGAMIFECLGLNQDVVSRYFTGTVSRIGGMGLDEISREILVRHCLAFPDKPVAAPRLEVGGIYQWKQRGEKHIFNPDTIHLLQQSTQKNDYSLFKKYSKLINDQTQKAITLRGLLKFKKGSAVPLDEVEPIESIFKRFATGAMSFGSISWEAHTTLAIAMNRIGGKSNSGEGGEDELRYKPLANGDSMNSAIKQVASGRFGVTSYYLTNAQELQIKMAQGAKPGEGGQLPGFKVDDWIGRTRHSTPGVGLISPPPHHDIYSIEDLAQLISDLKNANRAARISVKLVSEAGVGTIAAGVAKAHADHILVSGHDGGTGASPLSSIRHAGLPWELGLAEAHQTLVRNKLRGRVTVQTDGQMRTGRDLAVAALLGAEEFGVATAALVATGCIMMRKCHLNTCPVGVATQNKELRALFTGKPEHVVNMFTFLAMELREIMAELGFRTVNEMVGQAQMLELRDDLPHWKFKNINLDALLYKEPTNLDVALYKQEEQNHYLDDVLDRKFIKAAKPALESAESVYAEFTVQNIDRSIGTMLSNEISKKYGGPGLPESTIHAKLRGTAGQSFGAFATSGIKLELEGDANDYFGKGLCGAQLIVYPDRTAQFKPEENSIVGNVSFYGATSGEAFIRGMAGERFCVRNSGAKVVVEGVGDHGLEYMTGGLVIILGQTGRNFAAGMSGGVAYVYDQDGTFASKVNPEMVSLESLTDEDQGILREYIDKHFQYTTSNVALALIQDWGQQVSRFVKVMPSDFRNALAGRGISLAEQIRDKNVVYQDIVVDVTQG; encoded by the coding sequence ATGTCTGATCAGGTTGACCAATTCGATGACTACCAGGGACAATCCTGTCTACGTTCATCTAACCAAGGACTATTCAGTCCGGAACTATCTAATCCTGGCCGATCCGGTTCGGAACCATCCAGTCCAGGACTCTACCGTTCGGAATTCGAACACGATAACTGCGGCATTGGCTTTGTGGCCCACATTAAAGGCCGGAAGTCACACCAGATCGTGTCTGACGCTCTCCAGATGCTCCGGCGGATGGAACACCGGGGTGCTGTTGGCGCTGAAGCGAATTCGGGCGACGGAGCAGGTTTGTTGATTCAGATTCCACACGAGTTCTTCGTGGACGAAACCCGCAAACTTGGGGTTCATCTCCCACCAGCGCTTGAATACGGCGTCGGTATGGTTTATTTTCCGAAGGATGTCTGGCTCCGCGAAGAATGTCGGGCCATTCTGAACCGGAACATGAAGAAGCTGGGGCTGGAATTACTCTGTTACCGTGTGGTACCGGTCAACAACAGCGATTTGGGCAATGGTTCGCGCTCTGCCGAGCCGCAAATGGAACAGGTGTTTATTAAACGCCCATCCGATATTACAAACGCTGACGATTTTGAGCGGAAACTTTACATTCTTCGTAACTACAGTACGCGCATCATCAACGAGACTGTTGCCGGAGTCAATCACTTTTACTTTTCGTCGCTGTCCTGCCGTACGGTTACCTACAAAGGTCAGCTGACAACGCTTCAGCTAGAGCCTTACTTTCCGGATCTTCAGCAGGAAGAAGTTGTTTCCGCGTTGGGCGTTGTGCACTCCCGGTTCTCGACCAATACATTCCCATCCTGGAAACTGGCTCAGCCGTTCCGCTACATCGCTCACAACGGCGAGATCAACACGGTACGGGGTAACGTCAACTGGATGAAAGCCGCCGAAGGTCTGCTCGAATCATCGAAGTTTACGAAAGACGAGATGGACATGCTGCTGCCCATCTGCGATCCGAAACAATCCGATTCGGCCAACCTCGACAATGCCATTGAGTTGCTGGTCATGAGCGGGCGGTCACTGCCGCACGTGATGATGATGCTCGTCCCCGAAGCCTGGGATGGCAATGAGCACATGGATCCCGTTCGGAAGGCGTTTTACGAATTCCACGCGGCTTTGATCGAACCCTGGGACGGCCCGGCATCGATCTCGTTTACAGATGGACGCATTGTCGGCGCTACGCTCGACCGTAACGGATTGCGCCCTTCCCGGTTCTGGGTTACCAACGACGATGTCGTAATCATGGCATCGGAGGTGGGTGTACTCGACATCGACCCGGCCAAAGTGGTCTCGAAAGGTCGCTTACAACCCGGCAAGATGTTCCTGGTTGATATGGAGCAGGGCCGCATTGTTTCCGACGAGGAAATCAAAGCAGAGATCTCTTCCCGCAAGCCGTACCAACACTGGCTGGACGAAAACAAAATTCGCATCTCGGATCTGGAAGCGCCTATTCGGACGTACCAGAAATACGATCCTGCTAAATTATTGCGGATGCAACAGGCGTTCGGCTTCACGTCGGAAGATCTGCGCATGATTCTGGCCCCGATGGTCGAAACGGGCAAAGAAGCACTTGGTTCGATGGGTACCGACGTACCGCTGGCGATTCTGTCGGAGCAGAGCCAGCACATGAGCCATTATTTCAAGCAGTTGTTCGCGCAGGTGACCAACCCGCCGATTGACTCGATCCGGGAACGGTCGATTATGTCGCTTATCTCATTTGTTGGTGCTACCTACAATTTGCTCAGCGAATCGCCGGAACATTGCCGTCAGGTCGAGTTGGATCAGCCGGTATTGACGATTCAAGAGTTCGACAAGCTGCGTTTCATTGACAAGCCGAAGTTCCAGGCCAAGACGTTGAACTGTCTCTTCACGGCTGATGGCAACGGTAAGTCGCTGGAACGCGCCCTTGACCGGATTTGCCGCTACGCCGAAGACGCTATTCAGGACGGTTATTCGATTCTGGTCTTGTCTGACCGGGCTATCGATTCAAGCCACGCTCCGATTCCGTCATTGCTTTCAACGTCGGCCATTCACCACCACCTGATTCGTCAGGGTCTGCGGGGTAAAGTAGGCATTGTTGTCGAAGCGGGCGACGTTTGGGAAACTCACCACGTAGCAACGCTGATTGGCTACGGCGCGTCGGGCGTGAACCCGTACATGGCGTTCGAGACAATTGCCAACATGAAAGAAAAAGGCTTGTTGCAGGTTGATTACGACCTCGATAAGCTTTACAAAAATTACATCAAAGCGGTCAACGGCGAATTGCTCAAAATCTTCTCGAAGATGGGTATTTCAACGTTGCAATCGTACCAGGGGGCCATGATTTTTGAGTGCCTTGGTTTGAATCAGGATGTTGTCAGCCGCTATTTTACGGGTACCGTTTCGCGGATCGGCGGTATGGGCCTGGACGAGATTTCTCGCGAAATTCTGGTTCGCCACTGCCTGGCGTTCCCCGACAAACCAGTAGCGGCTCCTCGCCTGGAAGTTGGTGGAATCTACCAGTGGAAGCAACGGGGCGAAAAGCACATTTTCAACCCTGATACGATCCACCTATTACAACAGTCGACGCAGAAGAACGATTACTCGCTCTTCAAGAAATATTCAAAGCTCATCAACGATCAGACGCAGAAAGCAATCACGCTGCGTGGTCTGTTGAAGTTCAAGAAGGGATCGGCCGTTCCCCTCGACGAAGTTGAGCCGATTGAAAGCATTTTCAAACGGTTCGCTACGGGTGCCATGTCGTTTGGCTCGATTTCGTGGGAAGCGCACACAACGTTGGCGATTGCCATGAACCGGATCGGCGGCAAAAGCAACTCGGGCGAAGGTGGTGAAGACGAACTCCGCTACAAGCCACTGGCAAACGGCGATAGCATGAACTCGGCTATCAAACAGGTTGCTTCGGGCCGGTTTGGCGTAACAAGTTACTATCTGACGAATGCCCAGGAGTTACAGATCAAGATGGCGCAGGGTGCTAAGCCCGGCGAAGGTGGTCAGTTGCCCGGCTTCAAAGTAGACGACTGGATTGGCCGTACACGCCACTCGACGCCCGGCGTAGGTCTGATTTCGCCCCCACCGCACCACGATATTTATTCGATTGAGGATCTGGCGCAGTTGATTTCTGATCTTAAAAACGCCAACCGGGCCGCTCGGATCAGCGTTAAACTGGTGTCGGAAGCGGGTGTTGGTACGATTGCCGCCGGAGTAGCTAAAGCCCACGCCGATCATATTCTGGTTTCGGGGCACGATGGCGGTACGGGTGCTTCTCCCCTGTCGTCGATTCGCCACGCAGGTCTTCCCTGGGAGCTCGGTTTAGCTGAAGCACACCAGACTCTGGTTCGTAACAAGCTGCGGGGCCGGGTAACGGTACAGACCGATGGGCAGATGCGTACCGGTCGCGATCTGGCCGTAGCGGCTCTGCTCGGTGCCGAAGAGTTTGGCGTAGCCACAGCGGCTCTGGTAGCTACGGGCTGCATCATGATGCGGAAATGCCACCTCAACACTTGTCCGGTGGGCGTTGCAACGCAGAATAAAGAGCTTCGTGCCTTATTTACAGGCAAGCCTGAACATGTCGTTAACATGTTTACGTTCCTGGCAATGGAACTTCGCGAGATCATGGCTGAATTAGGCTTCCGTACTGTCAACGAAATGGTCGGTCAGGCACAAATGCTTGAACTCCGTGACGATTTACCGCACTGGAAATTCAAAAACATCAACCTCGATGCACTGCTGTACAAAGAGCCAACCAACCTGGATGTGGCACTCTACAAGCAGGAAGAACAAAACCACTACCTGGACGACGTTCTTGACCGCAAGTTTATCAAGGCCGCCAAGCCAGCATTAGAATCAGCAGAATCGGTTTATGCCGAGTTTACGGTGCAAAATATTGACCGTAGCATCGGTACTATGCTCTCGAACGAAATCTCGAAGAAGTACGGCGGACCGGGTCTCCCCGAAAGCACGATCCACGCCAAACTGCGGGGTACGGCCGGTCAGAGCTTTGGCGCATTTGCCACGAGCGGTATCAAACTTGAACTGGAAGGCGATGCGAATGACTACTTCGGGAAAGGTTTGTGTGGAGCGCAACTGATTGTTTATCCAGACCGGACCGCTCAGTTCAAACCCGAAGAAAACAGCATCGTCGGTAACGTGTCGTTCTACGGCGCTACTTCAGGTGAAGCGTTTATCCGGGGTATGGCGGGCGAACGGTTCTGTGTTCGTAACTCGGGTGCCAAGGTAGTTGTCGAAGGCGTGGGTGACCACGGTCTGGAATACATGACGGGAGGACTGGTCATCATTCTCGGTCAAACGGGGCGCAACTTTGCCGCTGGTATGTCGGGTGGTGTGGCTTACGTCTACGATCAGGATGGTACGTTTGCCTCGAAGGTCAACCCTGAAATGGTTAGTCTGGAAAGTCTAACAGACGAGGATCAGGGTATTCTGCGGGAGTATATCGACAAGCACTTTCAATACACGACCAGTAATGTAGCGTTAGCGCTCATTCAGGACTGGGGGCAGCAGGTTAGCCGGTTTGTGAAAGTCATGCCAAGCGACTTCCGCAACGCACTGGCGGGTCGGGGTATCTCACTGGCCGAGCAGATTCGGGATAAAAATGTAGTTTATCAAGACATTGTTGTGGATGTGACGCAGGGATAA
- a CDS encoding glutamate synthase subunit beta codes for MGKPTGFLEFARELPKKREPQQRIHDYKEIEMPFSEQDSQRQAARCMDCGTPFCHSGCPLGNIIPEFNDAVYEQNWAYAYEILSTTNNFPEFTGRICPAPCEASCVLGINKPPVAIEFIEKSIAEVAFERGYITPKPPKVRTGKQIAVVGSGPAGLAAAAQLNKAGHTVTVFERADQIGGLLRYGIPDFKLEKWTIDRRLAVMEAEGITFKTGVDVGVDVKAQDLMDQFDLVMLTGGSTVPRDLPIPGRDLKGVYPAMEFLSQQNKRNASLPVQVDHRGVPYADGELLATDKNVVVIGGGDTGSDCVGTSNRHGAASITQIELMPMPPKERATSTPWPNWPMMLRTSTSHEEGCERYWSINTKAFIGDENGNLKALRLVDLEWKNENGRMQMVEQPGSERDIPCELALLAAGFLHPQHNGLLDDLGVEYDERGNVKATNYQTTTNPRVFTAGDMRRGQSLVVWAISEGREAARAADCYLMGETLLEGKTVSLLAEV; via the coding sequence ATGGGAAAACCTACCGGATTTTTAGAATTCGCCCGTGAATTGCCTAAAAAGCGCGAGCCGCAGCAGCGTATTCACGACTATAAGGAAATTGAAATGCCGTTTTCGGAGCAGGACTCTCAACGGCAGGCAGCCCGCTGCATGGACTGCGGTACCCCATTTTGCCACAGCGGCTGTCCGCTGGGCAATATCATACCGGAGTTTAACGATGCCGTGTATGAGCAGAACTGGGCTTATGCGTACGAGATTCTGAGCACGACGAATAACTTTCCTGAATTTACGGGTCGTATCTGTCCTGCTCCCTGCGAAGCTTCGTGCGTATTGGGTATTAACAAGCCGCCCGTTGCCATCGAGTTTATCGAAAAATCAATTGCTGAAGTGGCTTTCGAGCGTGGTTATATCACACCCAAACCACCGAAGGTTCGGACCGGGAAACAGATCGCGGTTGTTGGATCGGGTCCGGCGGGTTTGGCCGCTGCGGCTCAGCTCAACAAAGCAGGTCACACCGTAACGGTATTCGAGCGCGCCGACCAGATCGGTGGTCTATTGCGCTATGGTATTCCTGATTTCAAACTAGAGAAATGGACTATCGACCGTCGTTTGGCGGTCATGGAAGCCGAAGGTATCACGTTCAAAACCGGCGTTGACGTTGGCGTCGATGTGAAAGCGCAGGATTTGATGGATCAGTTCGATCTGGTTATGCTGACTGGCGGTTCAACCGTTCCGCGCGATCTACCTATTCCGGGCCGTGATCTGAAAGGCGTTTATCCAGCAATGGAATTCCTTAGCCAGCAAAACAAGCGTAACGCCAGCCTACCTGTACAAGTCGACCACCGGGGCGTTCCTTATGCCGATGGCGAACTGTTGGCAACGGATAAAAACGTCGTTGTTATTGGTGGTGGCGACACAGGTTCTGACTGTGTGGGTACATCTAACCGCCACGGAGCAGCCAGCATTACTCAAATCGAGTTAATGCCTATGCCACCGAAAGAGCGCGCTACCAGCACACCCTGGCCCAACTGGCCAATGATGCTTCGCACCAGCACTTCGCACGAGGAAGGTTGCGAACGCTACTGGTCGATTAACACAAAGGCGTTCATCGGTGATGAAAACGGCAATCTGAAAGCTTTACGTCTGGTCGATCTGGAATGGAAAAACGAAAACGGACGGATGCAGATGGTTGAACAGCCCGGCTCTGAGCGTGACATCCCCTGCGAGTTGGCTTTGCTGGCGGCTGGTTTCCTGCATCCCCAGCACAACGGTTTGCTGGACGATCTGGGTGTTGAATACGATGAGCGGGGTAACGTAAAAGCAACCAATTATCAGACGACGACCAATCCGAGAGTGTTCACAGCGGGCGATATGCGCCGGGGTCAGTCGCTGGTCGTATGGGCTATTTCTGAAGGACGGGAAGCCGCTCGCGCTGCTGACTGTTACCTGATGGGCGAAACCCTGTTGGAAGGCAAAACCGTTTCTCTGTTGGCCGAAGTATAA
- a CDS encoding RidA family protein, whose amino-acid sequence MKHCLAILFCALTATFVQAQTEPKQPTGYLYKVETGVSGRQVYVSNQRPFNANGELVGPGDLTTQTQQVFENIKTALGTVGLTLRDVKQVTYHVKGTTTQVNSAVSQQVNSVGATFFTQGAPSIAEIKSIPKIARDEVLVEVEVIAEK is encoded by the coding sequence ATGAAACACTGTCTAGCAATTCTGTTTTGCGCACTTACAGCCACCTTCGTGCAGGCGCAAACCGAGCCCAAACAGCCTACCGGCTATCTGTACAAAGTAGAAACAGGCGTGTCGGGAAGGCAAGTATACGTCAGTAACCAGCGTCCTTTTAACGCCAATGGCGAGCTGGTTGGTCCCGGCGATCTGACCACGCAGACGCAGCAGGTTTTCGAAAACATCAAGACTGCTTTAGGAACCGTTGGGTTAACGTTGCGTGACGTGAAACAGGTAACCTACCACGTCAAAGGAACGACCACGCAGGTCAATTCGGCTGTATCACAGCAGGTCAATAGCGTTGGCGCTACGTTCTTCACGCAGGGAGCGCCAAGCATTGCCGAGATTAAAAGCATACCCAAAATTGCCCGTGACGAGGTCTTGGTCGAGGTTGAAGTAATTGCTGAGAAATAA